CTGTGTTTGACTGGACATTGTAGACATGCCATGTTGTTGCCAGAATATATGGTAATACATGgggctgccccccaccccccagaacaTCCCGTGGGCGTGTTGGTTATTAACACAGTATATGTTTTGATGAGCACATGATCAATAAACTCAATTCTCAGTTCCTGTCAGTCACTCCTGTGTCTCGTGTCACTTTATCGACATACAACCAATACACGGATGTAAGCTGTCTCACATACTTACTGGGTgttgggtggagatacgtctctacaaaAGGCGCTCGTTTCTTCCGCTGTCCtgcagtcacccttgggcaaggagtagcaccGGCTGagctcccgatcagggtcacgtgaagtcatgggagcagctggtgctcCTCACAAGTTCTGGTGATGTGACCActcatgccaggcagacaatctctcagcagtattgataatggctgagtatttgcaatggcaaaccacttcagtagaaaagtttgccaagaacaatcatggtcatggaaaaacaACGATCACCCATGTTACATGTCACAGCATGAAACGATAATGATAatgaatttatatttattgtactttttaatttttgtgttctttatatgGACAAATAtgaacagtggctatatttcattaagagtttgaggaaatttggtatttcAACAGATGTGCCATGGAGGGCATTGCAGGtggctgcatcatcgtctggggtctggggtctggggtgtggggtgtggggtgtggggtctggggtgtggggtctggggtctggggtctggggtgtggggtctggggtctggggtctggggtgtggggtctggggtgtggggtctggggtgtggggtgtggggtgtggggtctggggtgtggggtctggggtgtggggtctggggtgtggggtgtggggtgtggggtctgGGGTGTGGGGttgtactgcacaggatcgaagtaaactccatcatgggcactaacctcccagccattgaagacatcttcaaaaaacgatgcctcaaaaaggcagcgtccatcattaaggacccccatcacccagatgtgccctcttctcattgctaccttcagggaggaggtacaggagtctgaagacacacactcaatgcttcaggaacagcttcttcccctccgccgtccgatttctcaatggacattgaagccatgaacaATACTACACTactttttctatttctatttatttcTGTCTGTATGCGTGTGTctatctgcatgtgtgtgtgtccgtgtccgtgtatgtctgtctgtatgtgtgtgtctgtttgtatgtgtgtctgtaagtaagtgtgtgtgtgtgttactgtctgCGGAGAAgtcgaatctcagggctgtaaaccacatacatacttcgataataagtatacattgatttatgaaatgACCTCTATGGATCACATGCATGAgcaaatttttcactgtaccttagtGTGTGATAAACCAATTTTCCAATGTGCACAGcacagagggatgtggacattgtgcagTCAGAAGGGATTCATTTAGTTTGATGTTTAAATGACTAAttatttaaccagagagtgggaaatctctggaatccattgccacaggtggctgtagagtccAGATCATTGGGTATACAGGGTTTACAGCTGAGGtggtgggttcttgattagtcagattgtcagaggttacggggagaaggcaggaggctggggttgggagggatagtaaatcagccatgatggggtgGTTGAGCAGATACGATGGGTTGAATGGGCtaactctgctcctttgtcttatggtctgatgtagAAAGACAGCAAAAGAGTCAGTGGTTGGGGTGGGGCTGGGGCACGAGAGAGAATGCTTGAGGGAAGGACGGGGGGGGGATAGGACTGATGGGATTGCTCCAGTAGGGAGCTGGCCCAAAGCCGAGGCAGAACGGCCTCCTGTGATGGTGGAACCAACAGGTGGGAAAAGCACCTCACTCCCCATCTGAGAACAGTGTCCATGAGCACATATTTTTTGTTAATTACTCTGAGTCAACTGGGGCGTGGCAGCCATGGTTGAGGGTCGCTGAGTCAGCAGGGAGCGAAGGATGAACTTTGACCCTCCGACTTCAACGCCGCTCAGTTCACAGTGTCTCCTATTAGCGGACAAGTTAATCCTTGTTCAAACTCAAAGATGAAAACCCCAGGTCCAGAAACGGGTTGCCCTGGGGTTGGGGGGTTGGAgggctgtgtgtgtgcgtgaatgcgtgggtgggtgtgagggaggaacggggtttgttttgccTTGGTTTTGTTGCTTCTTGTGTTCTGCGTTTGCGGTGTTTTGCCGAGCATGGTGGCGCCCGAAAGGTTGGCGACTCTCGCGGGCTGCCCTCCGGCCACATCcatgtgttggctgttaatgttAACGCCACATTTCCactggatgtttcaatgtacacctgacaaataaataaatctgaacacaagagaatctacagacgctggaaatctggagAGACACAGACAAAACGCTGGGGGGACTCAGCATGTATAGAAACGACTGATATTTATGTCTGAGACCCTTATGCAGGACTGGGAAGCAAAGGGAGAAATAAAGAGTAGATGTTTTGGTTTGAGACCTTTcaaccatttattcctctccattgacgcTGACTGACCTGCGTCATCACAGGCTtaaacctccccaccatcgaggacatcttcaaaacacagttcctcaagaaggtggcatccaccatgaagaatcctcaccacccaggacatgccttcttctctttAATACCATCGGGAGCCCGAACCCCCACACCCCTGCTCCAATCAACactttaggagcagcttcttcccctccgccatcagatttccaaacggtctatgaacccatggacaccacCTCACCATCATTTATACAGGGTGGAGTCAGCCCCTCCTGTCCTTTGTCCAATTTCACCCCAGCCTattcacggggcaatttacaatgaccgattaatctACCAATTGTTAACCCttcggattgtgggaggaaaccaaagcaccaggaagaaacccacgtgATTATGGAGAGAGCTTGCAAATTTACAGACAGCGTTGGGAATTgtcccgggtcacctgtactataaagcattgtgctaaccactacgcgacTGTGTCACCCTACACAAAcagaagagatcctgcagatgctggaaatccagagtaacacacacaaaatgctggagggactcagcatttggcgaggaataaagagtcaacatatTTGACCAAGTCCCTTTATCAGgactctcagcccgaaacattgactgttcattccccttcatagatgctgtctgacctgctgatttcctccagcatttcatgtgtgaaTCTGATCTAACCTGAATCTGGTCTGGAATCGAAACCAAAGTTAGGCCTCTCTGCCTTTTCCCATTTCCTTCATAATCATGAAAATCTCAAGTTCGACGTCACTTCAGAGAAATGAGAGTTTCTGTTCACTTTATTGATCGTTTCCCATCTTCAGACCCGAGCAGTCACTTGGACCTTTTCGGTCTAATTGGGGAGGCCTCTCCCTGCCTTTTACTGGTGCATTCCGGCAACTCGAATTCCCGTCACCTGACTGAGCTCTGCTTCATCCCCAATTACATCGGAGCCCAACTTCCCTTCGATGTCCAGCCACAGGTCTGCCTGTCGACTGCTAGACCCCCACCCCTCTCCTACTCCCGTTAAATGCGAGTCAGTATGGGGCGGTTCAGGATTCTCCTGGAGTTTGCACCAGGTAACGTGTACCACGCCCCCATTTTCTCATCCTCCGAGTCCATACGACTTTGTGGGTTGGTTCCCTTCGGGCCTCCAGGCCTCTCCACTGCTCGTCACTCTGTTCTCCAACTTTGGCGCAGAGACCTCCTACTAGGTGTGAAGTCCatgtcaggctctgggtcaacacaTACCTCTCCATTGAAAAAGTACTTCTGATGGAGAATTCCGTCTTCTGGAAAACTGGCACATTGTCGTCTGACTCTCCACTACGTAACGCGTAGCCACCCAacggtcagccaacttatgctacCCTGCAAGCCCCAATTTCTTATGAGAATGCTGTCTCCCAGCCTCCGTTCGAAGAACCTGATCTTTTGGTCATATCTCCTCTGGTTCTGTTCATTTTGCTTGGTAGCAGAGACATTTGCTGGTTCATAATCGTTTTCCAACTCCTTACTGAAGTCAGACATACAaatcagagaaaatctgcagacgctggaaatcagaGGAacgcagacaaaatgctggaggaactcggcaagccaggcagcatctacgaaaaagagcacagtcgatgtttcaggctgaaacccttcagcatgaCAACCTTAAGATAGGTCTTCTGTGGCAAGTCTTCCCCACCGGTACCAAAACAGAGGTAACAAGCGATCTCGCTTCACGCCTGAACATCgcgtaaatggcaggatacttggtagtgtggaggagcaaagggatctgggggtacatgtccacagatccctgaaagttgcctcacaggtggatagggttgttaagaaagtttatggggtgttagctttcataagtcgagggatagagtttaagagtcgcgacgtaatgatgcagctctggttaggccacacttggagtactgtgtccagttctggttgcctcactataggaaggacgtggaagcattggaaagggtacagaggagatttaccaggatgctgactggtttagagagtatgcattatgatcagagattaagggagctagggctttactctttggagagaaggaggatgagagtagacatgaaagaggtatacaagatattaagaggaatagatagagtggacagccagcgtctcttcctcagggcaccactgctcaatacaagagggcatggctttaaggtaaggggtgggaatttcaagggggatattagaggaaggttttttactcagagagtggttggtacgtggaatgcactgcctgatacactagtgaagtttaagagactactcaacaggtatatggaggaatttaaggtgggggggaggttatatgggaggcagggtttgagggtcggcacaacattgtgggccgaagggcctgtactgtgctgtactattctatgttctatcgaaTAACATAGCAAGTATCCAGTGGTttcattctgtgtacagttaCTGCAGTGGACCAGGTGCTGAATATACTGACACTATTTGTTcatcttgctgatctccagggttcTGAGTATGTCTACCAATGTCCAGTTGAACCTCTCGGGCCAGGGATCACCCTCAGGGCGATAAAGCGTTGTCCTTGgctccaagcatgctcagtaactcatgtattATCCTACTCTCAAAATCTCTTCCCTGATCGCTGTGTACCCTTCTGTGAAGGCCATAAtgaattgaaaagcttgagcacatagacattaagaaaggggatgcactggagcttttagaaagcatcaaattggataagtcatctggaccggacgagatgtaccccaggctactgcgggaggcgagggaggagattgctgagcctctggaaatgatctttgcatcatcactggggacgggagaggttccggaggattggagggttgccttcttcaagaaagggagtagagatagtcgaggaaattatagaccagtgagtcttacttcagtgtttggtaagttgatggagaagatcctgagaggcaggatttatgaacatgatAAGATTAGGAATGTTCAGCGTCAGGGGTGCATTGCCAGCCGGAGAGCGTCCGGCACATCTttcagaaaaaagccgaaacaaacaagctaattaattaggtgccgcccagggtgatttgagtatctcagaaactgctgacctcctgggatttttacgcacagcAGACTCTggaatttacaaagaatggtgccaaagacaaaaaaaaatccagcgagtggatttaacGAGATGTTTTCGCTCATAGAATagccactcgctggatgttttttccctggataggtacacggagctcagaaaaatagagggcttggtaatttctaaggtaaggacgtgttcggcacagctttgtgggctgaagggcctgtattgtgctgtaggttttctatgtttccctgTTTCTATCACAtcacagcattcacaagaaaaacataattatacacaattttccTAAGAAGGGTCTCCAAAAGTGGAAATATTTTGCCTgctggagtgggttacagactggaatacactgccagggcaGTTGCTggataaaatctgcagacgcGATGTGCTGGGTTACACAAAGCCAGGGCAGacgtgatgggcagaatggccatgGTCTTTATTGCTGCAGTAATTCAGTGGTTCCAGTCTGAAACCGTTACCACCGACGGTAAGTTTGCGAAGGGAGGACGGAACCTGCTGGTCACGTTGTTTCTGAAGGATCCTGCTGGGATCATAGagggttcagaagtggagagagtgagcagtttcaagttcctgggtgtcaagatctctgaggatctaacctgatcccaacatataaagaaggcaagccagcaactatagttcattaggagtttgaagggatttggtacgtcaacaaatacaatcaaaaacttctatagttgtactgtggagagcattctgacaggctgcatcactgtctggtatggaggggctactgcacaggaccgaaagaagctgcagagggttgtaaatctagtcagctccatcttgggtactagcctacaaagtacccaggacatcttcagggagcgatgtctcagaaaggcagcgtccattattaaagacctccagcacccaggacatgcccttttctcactgtgaccatcaggtagcagatacagaagcctgaaggctcacactcggcgattcaggaacagcttcttcccctctgccacccgattcctaaatggacattaaccTGTGAACACGAActcacttttttattatatattatttctgtttttgcacgatttttaatctattcgatatacgtATTTTGTAAttgacttattattattattattaaatttgcttcttattgcattgaactactgctgctaagttaacaaatttcacgacgcatGCCGGGACGATAAACCGGACTCCAGGCGCCGCTTTAGCTGCCGAAACTGCGCATGCGTGTTGTTGTTCCCAGAGAGGCCGGTCTTGAACGATGAATGCCCGGACCATGCCGTCTCCACGCATGTGTATTGCGCCCACTCCCGCCGATTGCGCAGGCGCGGACTGTCAATAGCCGGCAGAAGATGGCGGCGGTTGCTTTGAACCGTTTGCTGAGGGCTGCACGCCTCATTGTCCCTCGGCCTCAGGTAGCGGGCAGGGCGGCGATCAGACCGGGAGCAGGACCCAccgggaaggctggggcagtaaCTTGAGGGACGGGGGAGTGCGGTTGGTTGCGGTCCCGGCGGCGGGAGGAGTACAAGTCCGGAGTCGTCGATTGAGGAGAGTCGGCTGCCCGGACACCGAGCTGGGAGGCGTGGCCAAAACGGGCGGGTGGAGCCATAACGAGGCGAGGCTAGAATGGGCGGAGTCTGGGACGGGGCGTGGCCAGAACAGGTGGGTGGAGCCATAACGAGGAGACGGGGCGCGGCCAGATTGAGTGGGCGGGGCCAGCTCACCTCGCGCTCCCCCGAGTCGTAAAGTCAAAAGTTGAATTAATTGCCATTTGAAAGTTCTCAGTTTCAGGTTGGGTCTTCCGATTAGATCATGGGGCTCAACTCTGCCTCTGCTTAGAACcttgaacagtacaggcccttcggtccacgtTGTTGTACCGACCTTTTAAgttcaacctaacccttccctcctatttttctttcatccatgtgcctgtttaCGACGCAGTGTCCCCGAATGTATCTGTCTCTGACTCCACCACCAgtaacccattccacacaccaagcactctctgtgtaaaaaatacctatctctgacatcccctatactcctccaatcaccttaaaattatgcctttttctattaaccatttccacacactcccgggaaaATGCCTCTgcctgtccacttgatctatgcccctTATAGTCTTGTACActcctatcaagtcacctctcatcctccttcactccaaagagaagctcgctcaacccattctcattagacatgttctctaatccaggcagcttctgcacccactctaaagtgtcctcatccttcctataatgaggtgaccggaactgaacacagtactccgtgTGGTCTAATCAAAGGAAGTTTCATGATCATTCTTACCATCCATAGATACAGTCGAATGAGATCGTGTTCCCCTGGGGCCCAGGTGCCGAACGTACGTTCAAAACACACTCACATCGTTATGCAAGAAAGCACATATATAGACCAAGTCCATGAGCGATTTGCCAATTGATGGGACAGCTCCTGGCAATCCTGCTTGTCCTTCCGCCggtcaaacactggagggcagcactgacgggAGAGGGCAGCCTCCAACTGAGCACAGACGCCAGGTTACACTGCCTCCAGCATGTTCTCacctgggctgcagcagcaggcaagcccacggCTTGAGTCCTTGTCCTCACTACAACGGAGAGCACGCTGCTGCCTCATCACTTGTCtccccaccaaacaagggaaacaggtcTGCCGCATCTCACATTATCAATGTGCAACTAGGTCTTGCGATCGCAGGAAAAcatccaagacagtcactcatTGTTACACTgcatgctcctatgtctttgaGTAGCAGGCAGCAGCATAGTCTGCACCCAGGTCAGCCCTTCCAAACCTTCTCCTGGCCGAGCGCCGGCTTCTCCTTATCTCGGCGGAGCGCCGGCCACTTCAAAACTCCAGTCAGCTGTTGCGAACAACGAACAGATCACCGATCAGTGATGTGGTAAACTCTAAATagcgttttatagagctgtaacagtTCACATATCACTGATGTGGTAAACTCTAacgagagttttatagagctgtaacattacctcaaggtTTTTGAActtaatcccccaactaatgaaggccagcacaccaaatgccttcttaaccaccaattcaacttgtgctgcaactttgaggaatctatggacgTGCACCCcaaaatccttctgttcctcctcactgctgagaatcctgtcattaaccctaTGTTCTGCTTTCAAGTTTGATCTTTCATTCTTCTGGCTTTAATTCTCAGagcagctctgcatcctgtcaatgaccTGATTCAGATTTAAATGTATTTGTCCCGTGTACATCatgacacacagtgaaatgtgtttttgCATCAACAGCTAACGTACCCAAGGATGTGTTAGGAGCAGGCTGCAAGTGGTGCCCATTGCCCATTGTAACCTCCGGCAATCCCTGTTTGTTTCCATTTCAAGGAGTTTAGCGTGCTGCCTGTGATCTGGTCTTGGTCCGCGCACAGACATGATAGTTAGGCAGATGGTTACAGAGTCTTTTACCCTGGTGGAAATGTCACACTACAGGCATAGGttggaggtgagggggagggaagttTGACGATGTGATGGTCAagttttttaaacacagagagtcaGAGTGCCAGGAACTTTTTGCCAGAGGAGGTTACAGACACAATTACGCACCTCTCCAATAAGAGTAAACAATAGTGTCACGGCTaacgtaatgctttacagcaccagtgatctggCTTCGAATCCTGCTACTGTCGGTTAACAGTTTGTACGTGCTCCCTGTAACCGCtgtggttttctccaggtgctccagtttccctcctcatcccaaagacgtacgggttagggttagggagttgtggacagtaagggtggggagagccggccgtggataactaaggaaataaaagaaggcatcaaactaaaagcttgtgtgtacaaagtcactgagagtagtgggaaactggaagattggtggagctttaaaaagcaacaaagagccactaagcaagcaataaagaaagggaaggtaAGGAGCCAGCTGTCAGGCAGCTTTTGGTAGTTTGATCTCACAGGACCACCAGTTGTGAAGGTTCTCAGTGACGTTTCCGTTTTGTCCTAGAGTTACTGCACGGCTCCGGGTTCTGGTTCCACATATCCGGGGATTGTTGAGTCGACGGAGGAATTCCATTTTGTGGAGAGATTGATTCCACCCACCACCGTGCCAGTTCCTCCGAAACACGACCGTTACCCCACCCCATCGGGATGGTGTCCACCTCGAGGTCTGTGTCGTCCGATGCAATGCTGGAGGATCGAGCAGCATGTGTGGATGTGGGAGGGGGAATTGTCGGTGTTTCGGGTCGATACCCTGCATGAGGGCGTCAATCTCCCCCTTATCTTTCAGCCCAGCGTCACTCTGCCAACCACCTCTGGCTGCTATCCCACCAAATCAAAGTATCTATCATCCACCTGTCCCTCTCTCTAGTAACTGCACCCAGACACCCTTCCCCTGCCTGGCACAGcctcctcattctccttcactctgcCTCAGACCATCAATCAACATAAGACAAAATTAGgccatcagcccatcgagtctacctgaccattccatcatggctgatttattatcatcctgaaccccatcctcctgccttccccccgtaacctttgatgccctgactaaacaagaacctatcaaactccactttaaatatgcccagtgacttggcttccacggcCGCCTTTGGCATTGAGTTCCACAGAAtaatcaccctctggctgaagaaattcctcaccatcactgttctaaattgatgtccctctattctgaggctgtgtcctctggttccagactcccccactataggaaacatcctctccacatccactctatctgtgtccgctggtcctagactccctcactacaggaaacatcctctccacatccactctatctgtgtcctctggtccgagactgccccactataggaaacatcctctccacatccactctatctgtgtcctctgatcctagactcccccactataggaaacatcctctccacatccactctatctgtgtcctctggtcctagactcccccactataggaaacatcctctccccatccactctatctgtgtcctctggtcttagactcccccactacaggaaacatcctctccacacgcactctatctgtgtcctctggccctagactcccccactataggaaacatcctctccacatccactctactgaggcctttcaacatttgataggtttaaatgaggtcacccctcaatgaGGTTCATGTACTTGACTCAAACATcttctctggcagctcgttccatgcacccaccgccCTGTgcgtgaagaagctgcccctcagTCCCTCTCAAATCCAATCAGCCCGGCTCAGGTTACCTTCAGCCCAGGTGTGTGACCAGTGAGCTCATTGAGTCAGTAAGGACCTGGTGTTTGCCGGGTCCACGGTGTGTAATCGGTGTTTAATCTTTTCCAGATCCACCCCCTGACCTGCCGTATATGATCCGGCGTTCCCGCATGCACAACCTCCCAGTTTATACGGACATCACGCATGGCAACAGAAAGATGACGGTCATTCGGAAGATAGAGGGCGACATTTGGGTACGTGATCGTTTCCTTGCGTCGTCTTAAAACTGTTTAAACGAAACGTTCCCTCCATTTCTACACCCAATGTTATAGACTCACTTTAAgttctctacaactcatgttgtcagtattgtagtttaaaaaaatattttatttccccaaattgtcttctcttgcacattaGCTGTGTGTCAGAAAcaggagagattctgcagatgcttgagctccagagcaacacactgaAAAAGCTGCAggtacttagcaggtcaggcagaatccatagagaggaata
The sequence above is a segment of the Mobula birostris isolate sMobBir1 chromosome 28, sMobBir1.hap1, whole genome shotgun sequence genome. Coding sequences within it:
- the LOC140188820 gene encoding large ribosomal subunit protein mL49-like, which encodes MPGPCRLHACVLRPLPPIAQARTVNSRQKMAAVALNRLLRAARLIVPRPQSYCTAPGSGSTYPGIVESTEEFHFVERLIPPTTVPVPPKHDRYPTPSGWCPPRDPPPDLPYMIRRSRMHNLPVYTDITHGNRKMTVIRKIEGDIWTLDKDVKEYLAQLTGKTPLTQVNEVTMSLRVKGYFDKELKSWLLEKGF